In a genomic window of Roseiflexus castenholzii DSM 13941:
- a CDS encoding SufE family protein, with amino-acid sequence MAVSDIPAGLPPRLRAIVEEFRAADRAEKLELLLEYADRLPPLPERWRDNRAAMEQVHECATPVYATAESHEGRLIFHIDVPEESPTVRGYAAILREGLEGAAPEMVLAIPGDFFYAMGLQHVLSPQRLNGISYLLAYLKRLAARELAKRNM; translated from the coding sequence ATGGCTGTGTCCGACATACCTGCCGGTCTGCCGCCGCGTCTCCGCGCGATTGTCGAGGAGTTCCGCGCGGCGGACCGGGCGGAGAAACTGGAGTTGCTGCTCGAATACGCCGACCGTCTGCCGCCATTGCCGGAGCGGTGGCGGGATAATCGCGCCGCGATGGAACAGGTCCATGAATGCGCAACTCCAGTCTATGCCACTGCAGAGTCGCACGAGGGACGTCTGATATTCCATATCGATGTTCCCGAAGAGTCGCCGACTGTGCGCGGATATGCGGCGATCTTGCGCGAAGGGTTGGAAGGCGCCGCGCCAGAGATGGTGCTCGCCATTCCTGGCGATTTCTTCTATGCGATGGGTTTGCAGCATGTGCTGTCGCCACAGCGTCTGAACGGCATCAGTTACCTGCTCGCATACCTGAAACGGCTCGCCGCGCGCGAACTGGCAAAGCGGAACATGTGA
- a CDS encoding peptide ABC transporter substrate-binding protein — MARRIRWQILIAAISSLTVLLLMSYLALTRASVARPLTGGDYVEGVVGAPLHLNPLLVDPAADPVAADLHRLIFEGLTRPGPDGLPMPALAESWTVDDSGTVYTFTLRSGVAWHDGAPVTVDDVLFTMRAVQGPAFAGDQNVAAFWRTVLVDRAGERSVSFRLDSPFAPFLRLTGFPILPAHLLRDTPPEQWEAMAFNRLPVGAGPYRLIERDDQHALLRANSSYFGSPPFIETIELRFFRTEQDALAALTRGDIQGLAFLSTGALADVNLPRNVVRRQALLDACTVLTFNLRDGPLTEIGVRRALAMALDKDALIAGVLNGQVARLDTPILHGWWAEAPDVQWYEPDPARAVSALDALGYVAGADGIRARNGQRLAFTLLTDSSPKRRAVAEEIARQWSAIGVRIVIEQVESGDLQRRLETHDFTMALHGWQRLGSDPDVFELWHSSQAERGRNYTGLTDADIDELLYNARKIYDIADRAALYNEFQQRWVDLAPGIMLYQPFLIHATVADLGSIIAVAPDEAVSPRLIMGREGRFADVNRWYLRSDREIRGDLR; from the coding sequence ATGGCTCGCCGCATTCGCTGGCAGATTCTGATAGCTGCGATCAGTTCCCTGACCGTGCTCCTCCTCATGAGTTACCTGGCGCTGACGCGCGCATCGGTCGCCCGTCCGCTGACAGGCGGTGATTATGTCGAAGGGGTCGTCGGCGCACCGCTGCATCTCAATCCACTGCTGGTCGATCCTGCCGCCGATCCGGTTGCTGCCGATCTACACCGCCTGATCTTTGAGGGATTGACACGCCCCGGTCCTGATGGATTGCCCATGCCGGCGCTTGCCGAGTCCTGGACGGTCGATGACAGTGGGACGGTCTACACCTTTACGCTGCGCAGCGGCGTCGCCTGGCACGATGGCGCGCCGGTGACGGTCGATGATGTGCTGTTCACGATGCGCGCCGTGCAGGGTCCTGCGTTTGCCGGTGATCAGAATGTCGCCGCTTTCTGGCGCACGGTTCTGGTTGATCGCGCCGGAGAGCGCAGCGTCAGTTTCCGCCTTGACTCTCCATTTGCGCCTTTCTTAAGGTTGACTGGTTTTCCGATCCTGCCGGCGCACCTGTTGCGTGATACGCCGCCGGAACAGTGGGAGGCGATGGCATTCAACCGCTTGCCGGTTGGCGCCGGTCCGTATCGATTGATCGAACGAGATGATCAACATGCTCTTTTGCGCGCCAACTCGTCCTACTTTGGTTCGCCGCCGTTCATTGAAACGATTGAACTGCGGTTCTTCCGCACCGAACAGGATGCGCTCGCAGCCCTGACGCGCGGTGACATTCAGGGTCTTGCTTTCCTGAGCACCGGCGCCCTGGCGGATGTGAACCTGCCGCGCAATGTGGTGCGCCGACAGGCATTGCTGGATGCCTGCACCGTCCTGACCTTCAATCTACGCGATGGTCCGCTCACTGAGATTGGCGTGCGCCGCGCATTGGCGATGGCGCTCGATAAGGATGCGTTGATCGCCGGAGTGCTGAACGGTCAGGTCGCACGGCTTGATACGCCGATCCTGCACGGATGGTGGGCTGAAGCGCCTGATGTGCAGTGGTACGAACCCGATCCCGCACGAGCCGTATCCGCACTCGATGCGCTGGGATACGTCGCCGGCGCCGATGGCATTCGCGCACGCAACGGTCAACGACTTGCCTTTACCCTCCTGACCGACAGTTCTCCCAAACGGCGCGCGGTAGCAGAAGAGATCGCCCGCCAGTGGAGCGCCATCGGCGTGCGCATTGTGATCGAGCAGGTTGAGTCCGGCGATCTCCAGCGCCGTTTGGAAACCCACGACTTTACTATGGCGCTGCACGGCTGGCAACGGCTCGGTTCCGATCCCGACGTCTTTGAACTCTGGCATTCGAGCCAGGCGGAACGCGGACGGAACTACACAGGTCTGACCGATGCTGACATTGATGAACTGCTCTACAACGCGCGTAAAATCTACGACATCGCTGACCGCGCCGCGCTCTACAACGAATTTCAGCAACGCTGGGTCGATCTGGCGCCGGGGATTATGCTGTATCAACCGTTCCTGATTCATGCCACCGTTGCCGACCTTGGCAGCATCATCGCTGTTGCGCCTGATGAAGCCGTTTCGCCGCGCCTGATCATGGGGCGCGAGGGGCGCTTCGCCGACGTCAACCGTTGGTATCTGCGCAGCGATCGCGAAATCCGCGGCGATTTGCGGTGA
- the secG gene encoding preprotein translocase subunit SecG: MEIALYTALIIVSAALTFLVVVQGRTAGLQQRDTIYRTKRGIEKTMHQATIALAVVFLLLALIASLPIW; this comes from the coding sequence GTGGAAATCGCTCTCTACACCGCCCTTATTATTGTCAGCGCGGCATTGACATTTCTTGTGGTTGTGCAGGGGCGCACGGCGGGATTGCAACAGCGCGATACCATCTATCGCACAAAGCGCGGCATCGAGAAGACGATGCACCAGGCGACAATTGCGCTCGCGGTTGTGTTTCTCCTGCTGGCGCTGATTGCCAGTCTGCCGATCTGGTGA
- the sufB gene encoding Fe-S cluster assembly protein SufB, with protein MAVTATNLDFDYSKYAFRNEERYIFKSDKGLNEKVVRELSGMKGEPEWMLKRRLQALEIFRKKPTPLTGMWANPELAELNYDEIHYFVRAGERPQTDWDAVPAEIKQTFERLGIPEAERKFLAGVGAQYESEVVYHSLREEWAKQGVIFLDTDTGLKEYPEIFKKYFGTVVPAADNKYAALNTAVWSGGSFVYVPKGVHVDIPLQAYFRINAENMGQFERTLIIVEEGASVHYIEGCTAPIYSTNSLHSAVVEIIVMKGGKCRYTTIQNWANNIFNLVTKRAIAYEEASMEWVDGNIGSRLTMKYPSVYLMGRGARGEVLSVAYAGKGQHQDAGAKMVHIAPDTTSRITNKSVSKNGGKTTYRGLAKVMPGATGAKINVNCDALILDEKSASDTIPYIEIEEDRCTLAHEATVGRIGEEQLFYLMSRGIGEADALSMIVLGFMEPFTRELPMEYAVELNRLIQLEMEGSVG; from the coding sequence ATGGCTGTCACTGCAACAAATCTGGATTTCGATTATTCGAAGTACGCCTTCCGCAATGAGGAGCGATATATTTTCAAGTCCGACAAGGGCTTGAACGAGAAGGTCGTTCGTGAGTTATCGGGGATGAAGGGAGAGCCGGAGTGGATGTTGAAGCGCCGGTTGCAGGCGCTCGAAATCTTCCGCAAGAAACCGACGCCGCTGACCGGTATGTGGGCGAACCCGGAACTGGCAGAACTGAACTACGACGAGATCCACTACTTCGTGCGCGCCGGCGAGCGACCGCAGACCGATTGGGACGCCGTGCCGGCCGAGATTAAGCAGACCTTCGAGCGATTGGGCATTCCCGAAGCGGAACGCAAGTTCCTCGCCGGCGTCGGCGCGCAGTATGAGTCGGAGGTCGTCTATCACTCGCTGCGCGAGGAGTGGGCGAAGCAGGGGGTCATCTTCCTCGACACCGACACCGGTCTGAAGGAGTACCCGGAAATCTTTAAGAAGTACTTCGGCACTGTGGTTCCGGCGGCGGACAATAAGTACGCTGCGCTGAACACGGCGGTCTGGTCGGGCGGGTCGTTCGTGTATGTGCCCAAGGGGGTGCATGTCGATATTCCGCTCCAGGCGTATTTCCGCATCAATGCGGAGAATATGGGGCAGTTCGAGCGCACCCTGATCATCGTTGAGGAAGGCGCATCGGTGCATTATATCGAGGGGTGTACGGCGCCGATCTACAGCACCAACTCGCTGCACTCGGCAGTGGTCGAGATTATTGTGATGAAGGGCGGCAAGTGTCGCTACACAACGATCCAGAACTGGGCGAACAATATCTTCAATCTGGTGACCAAGCGCGCTATCGCCTACGAAGAGGCAAGTATGGAGTGGGTCGATGGCAATATCGGCTCGCGGCTGACGATGAAGTACCCGTCGGTCTACCTGATGGGGCGCGGCGCGCGCGGCGAAGTGCTCTCGGTGGCGTATGCCGGCAAAGGGCAGCACCAGGACGCCGGCGCCAAAATGGTGCATATCGCGCCCGATACGACCAGCCGTATCACCAATAAGTCGGTCTCGAAGAATGGCGGTAAGACGACGTACCGCGGTCTGGCGAAGGTCATGCCCGGTGCGACCGGCGCGAAGATCAATGTGAACTGCGACGCGCTCATCCTCGATGAGAAGTCGGCGTCCGACACGATCCCGTATATCGAGATCGAGGAAGACCGCTGCACCCTGGCGCACGAGGCGACCGTCGGGCGCATCGGCGAGGAGCAACTGTTCTACCTGATGAGCCGCGGCATCGGTGAGGCGGATGCGCTCTCGATGATTGTGCTCGGCTTCATGGAGCCGTTTACACGCGAATTGCCGATGGAGTACGCTGTCGAACTCAACCGCCTCATTCAACTCGAAATGGAAGGGTCGGTCGGATAA
- a CDS encoding iron-sulfur cluster assembly scaffold protein, with protein MDRTALIARLLDHYEHPRNRGSLPDADVTQTGGIPDCGDVVTVYLKIDPPDRVVAISFEGQGCTISQAAASILSERVIGSTFAEIEAITLDEMIDFLGREAVQTRPRCATLALRTLKAAIAAYRRGAYCEPCGA; from the coding sequence ATGGATCGAACGGCACTCATCGCGCGTCTACTGGATCATTATGAACATCCCCGCAATCGCGGTTCACTGCCAGACGCTGATGTAACGCAAACTGGCGGCATCCCCGATTGTGGTGATGTGGTGACGGTGTATTTGAAGATTGATCCGCCTGACCGGGTTGTTGCCATATCGTTCGAGGGACAGGGATGCACCATCTCACAGGCAGCGGCGTCCATTCTGAGCGAGCGAGTGATCGGTTCGACATTCGCGGAGATCGAGGCGATAACCCTCGATGAGATGATCGATTTCCTCGGTCGTGAGGCGGTCCAAACACGTCCACGCTGTGCAACGCTGGCGCTGCGCACGCTGAAGGCGGCGATTGCCGCCTATCGAAGGGGAGCCTATTGTGAGCCGTGTGGCGCTTGA
- the moeB gene encoding molybdopterin-synthase adenylyltransferase MoeB has translation MILSSLSNEEIRRYSRHLILPEFGMEGQRKLKQGSVLLIGTGGLGSPLALYLAAAGVGHIGLVDFDIVDESNLQRQIIHGTSTLGIRKTESAKMRLRDLNPHIDIATYETQITSENAFDLMRPYDVIVDGTDNFPTRYLTNDACVMLGKPNVYGSIFRFEGQATVFSPKHGGPCYRCLYPEPPPPGLVPSCAEGGVLGVLPGVIGTIQATEAIKLLTGIGEPLIGRLLLYDALAMRFRELKLRRNPDCPVCGDHPTVTELIDYQQFCGISPEEAHRDATIEITPAEVAEWLQSDHPPFLLDVREANEWEICHLPGAVRISVNELAERMNELDSAVEMVVYCRSGVRSARAVDLLRQAGFRKVKNLAGGILRWADEVDPGVPKY, from the coding sequence ATGATACTGTCTTCTCTGTCGAATGAAGAGATTCGCCGGTATTCGCGGCATTTGATTCTGCCTGAGTTTGGCATGGAAGGGCAACGCAAACTCAAGCAGGGCAGCGTGCTCCTGATCGGAACCGGCGGGCTTGGGTCGCCGCTGGCGCTGTACCTTGCCGCTGCTGGCGTGGGACATATCGGTCTGGTTGATTTCGACATCGTCGACGAAAGCAACCTGCAACGCCAGATCATTCACGGCACATCCACGCTGGGCATTCGCAAGACCGAGTCGGCAAAGATGCGCTTGCGCGATCTCAATCCGCACATCGATATCGCCACGTATGAGACGCAGATCACATCCGAGAACGCCTTTGACTTGATGCGTCCCTACGATGTCATCGTCGATGGCACCGACAACTTCCCGACGCGCTACCTGACGAACGATGCCTGCGTCATGCTCGGCAAACCCAACGTCTACGGTTCGATCTTTCGCTTCGAGGGGCAGGCGACGGTCTTTTCGCCGAAGCATGGCGGTCCGTGCTACCGTTGTCTCTACCCTGAGCCGCCGCCGCCGGGTCTGGTGCCGAGTTGCGCCGAAGGGGGCGTGCTCGGCGTACTTCCCGGCGTCATTGGAACAATCCAGGCGACCGAGGCGATTAAGCTGCTCACCGGCATCGGCGAGCCGCTGATCGGGCGTTTGCTGCTCTATGATGCCCTGGCAATGCGCTTCCGCGAACTGAAATTGCGTCGCAACCCTGATTGTCCGGTGTGTGGTGATCACCCAACCGTCACGGAACTGATCGATTATCAGCAGTTCTGCGGCATTTCGCCGGAAGAAGCGCACCGCGACGCAACCATCGAGATCACGCCGGCCGAAGTCGCCGAATGGTTGCAGAGCGATCATCCGCCCTTCCTGCTCGATGTGCGCGAGGCAAATGAGTGGGAGATCTGCCATCTGCCGGGCGCCGTGCGTATTTCAGTCAACGAACTTGCTGAGCGGATGAACGAACTCGACAGTGCGGTCGAAATGGTCGTCTACTGTCGCAGCGGCGTGCGCAGCGCACGCGCGGTCGACCTGTTGCGCCAGGCCGGTTTCCGCAAGGTGAAAAACCTGGCCGGCGGCATCCTCCGCTGGGCGGATGAGGTGGACCCCGGCGTGCCAAAGTACTGA
- a CDS encoding M67 family metallopeptidase has product MMIVLPEHMRIAIARHAEETYPDECVGLLLGRIDGSRMEVEDVFPAPNRWTVDVGLTPTDADHSLRDRFYLDPRDYLRAERMARERNLDVVGCYHSHPDHPAIPSPRDLTGAQGIGGGSQFAFLIQSVREGRAAELTAWTLDDAGMRFVPEETVERLR; this is encoded by the coding sequence ATGATGATCGTTCTTCCTGAGCACATGCGGATCGCCATCGCGCGGCATGCGGAAGAGACTTATCCTGACGAGTGCGTTGGGTTGCTCTTGGGGCGGATCGATGGATCGCGCATGGAAGTAGAGGACGTCTTCCCGGCGCCCAATCGATGGACGGTTGACGTGGGGTTGACGCCAACCGATGCGGATCATTCCCTGCGCGACCGCTTCTACCTCGATCCGCGCGATTATCTGCGCGCTGAACGCATGGCGCGCGAGCGCAACCTCGATGTCGTTGGGTGCTATCACTCGCATCCCGACCATCCGGCAATCCCGTCGCCGCGCGACCTGACCGGCGCGCAGGGCATTGGCGGTGGTTCGCAGTTCGCATTCCTCATTCAGAGCGTGCGCGAAGGGCGTGCTGCCGAATTGACCGCCTGGACGCTGGATGATGCCGGAATGCGCTTTGTGCCTGAGGAGACGGTTGAACGCCTCCGGTAG
- a CDS encoding sulfurtransferase — protein sequence MTTDHLVSLDWLAERLNDPDIRIADLRWYLLEPGRGRTEYLEAHIPGAVYLDIDTDLSAPPFQGPGRHPIPAPEAFAAVASRTGIGSKTHVIAYDSVGGAYAARLWWLLRYFGHERVSLLDGGWPAWVAAGLPVESGEVTPPPTMFIPHPNRAMVVDADTVDVLRRDPRVLILDARAAERYQGIAEPLDPRAGHIPGAVSAPYADNVDADGRMRSVEELRARYAALGADRAETIVCYCGSGVTAAHTILALARAGWKNTLLYEGSWSDWSRDPARPAATGSEPWGGEG from the coding sequence ATGACTACTGACCATCTCGTATCTCTCGACTGGCTCGCAGAACGCCTGAATGACCCGGATATCCGCATTGCCGACCTGCGCTGGTATCTGCTGGAGCCGGGGCGCGGGCGCACAGAGTATCTGGAAGCGCACATCCCCGGCGCGGTATATCTCGACATTGACACCGATCTTTCCGCCCCGCCGTTTCAGGGACCAGGACGCCATCCCATTCCCGCACCGGAAGCCTTCGCCGCTGTCGCGTCGCGCACCGGGATTGGTTCCAAGACGCATGTCATAGCCTACGACAGCGTCGGTGGCGCGTATGCAGCGCGTCTCTGGTGGTTGCTGCGCTACTTCGGGCACGAGCGCGTGTCGCTCCTCGATGGCGGATGGCCCGCGTGGGTCGCTGCCGGTTTGCCGGTCGAGTCAGGCGAGGTGACGCCGCCGCCAACGATGTTCATCCCGCACCCAAACCGGGCGATGGTAGTGGATGCTGATACTGTGGATGTGTTGCGCCGCGATCCGCGCGTGCTGATTCTCGATGCGCGCGCAGCGGAACGTTACCAGGGGATCGCCGAACCACTCGACCCGCGCGCAGGTCATATTCCGGGAGCAGTGTCTGCGCCATACGCCGACAATGTCGATGCCGACGGACGGATGCGTTCGGTGGAGGAACTGCGGGCGCGCTACGCTGCACTTGGCGCCGACCGTGCCGAAACCATCGTCTGCTACTGCGGCTCTGGCGTCACCGCTGCACATACCATCCTGGCGCTCGCACGCGCCGGTTGGAAGAACACACTCCTCTACGAAGGCTCCTGGAGCGACTGGTCGCGTGACCCCGCTCGCCCCGCTGCAACCGGATCGGAACCGTGGGGCGGTGAAGGTTGA
- a CDS encoding MoaD/ThiS family protein, translating into MAVTVTIPTALRQYTGGNASVALATGSVGQILAALSEQYPQLGKHLYNEQGTLRSFVNIYVGDEDIRHLQGIETPVPDGETVSIIPAIAGGVR; encoded by the coding sequence ATGGCAGTCACCGTAACGATTCCAACCGCACTGCGCCAGTACACCGGCGGCAACGCCAGTGTCGCGCTGGCAACCGGTTCTGTAGGGCAGATTCTGGCTGCATTGAGCGAGCAGTACCCGCAACTTGGCAAACATCTGTACAACGAGCAGGGTACGCTGCGCAGTTTTGTCAACATTTATGTCGGCGATGAGGATATTCGCCACCTTCAGGGGATCGAAACCCCTGTCCCTGATGGCGAAACCGTCAGTATTATTCCGGCAATCGCCGGCGGCGTTCGATAA
- a CDS encoding sulfurtransferase, translated as MSGYAHPEALVDTAWVADHLNDPKVRIVECDEDILLYDQGHIPGAVKIDWVGELNDPIIRDYLDRERFERLMVSKGISNDTTVVFYGDKHNWWATYALWVFKLFGHADARIMNGGRAKWIAEGRPLTREVPSYPPGEYHAPERNDAAIRAFRDQVLAHIRQPGTALVDVRSPQEYTGERLHMPEYPQEGALRGGHIPTAVNIPWASAVREDSTFKSADELRELYAGKGITPDKDVIAYCRIGERSSHTWFVLTYLLGYPNVRNYDGSWTEWGNAVGLPIEK; from the coding sequence ATGAGTGGCTATGCTCACCCCGAGGCGCTGGTCGATACTGCCTGGGTTGCCGATCACCTGAACGACCCGAAGGTGCGGATCGTCGAGTGTGACGAAGATATTCTGCTCTATGATCAGGGGCATATTCCCGGCGCCGTCAAGATCGATTGGGTCGGCGAACTCAACGATCCTATCATCCGCGACTATCTGGATCGCGAACGGTTCGAGCGGTTGATGGTCTCGAAGGGGATCAGCAACGATACAACCGTCGTGTTCTATGGCGACAAGCACAACTGGTGGGCCACCTACGCGCTATGGGTATTCAAGCTGTTTGGTCACGCCGATGCGCGGATTATGAACGGCGGTCGCGCCAAATGGATCGCCGAAGGGCGTCCGCTGACGCGCGAGGTTCCATCCTACCCGCCAGGTGAGTACCACGCCCCTGAGCGCAATGATGCCGCTATTCGCGCGTTCCGCGATCAGGTGCTGGCGCATATCCGTCAGCCGGGTACGGCGCTCGTCGATGTGCGCAGTCCGCAGGAATACACCGGCGAACGCCTGCATATGCCGGAATATCCGCAGGAGGGTGCGCTGCGCGGCGGGCATATCCCCACAGCGGTCAACATTCCCTGGGCAAGCGCCGTTCGTGAGGATAGCACCTTCAAGAGCGCCGATGAATTGCGTGAACTGTATGCCGGTAAAGGGATTACGCCGGACAAGGACGTGATCGCGTACTGCCGCATTGGCGAACGGTCCAGCCATACCTGGTTCGTGCTGACGTACCTGCTTGGGTATCCGAACGTGCGCAACTACGATGGTAGCTGGACTGAATGGGGCAATGCGGTTGGTCTGCCAATCGAGAAGTAA
- a CDS encoding non-heme iron oxygenase ferredoxin subunit: MADFVRLATIHDLPDGGMRAVEYNGRRIALFRAGETIYATDDICSHDYAELSDGFFDPDDCTVECPLHGSRFDVRTGRPLTLPAVMPIEVFEVQRQGDDVLVRIG, from the coding sequence ATGGCTGATTTTGTTCGACTTGCAACCATCCACGACCTGCCCGACGGGGGTATGCGCGCGGTTGAGTACAATGGACGGCGCATTGCGCTGTTTCGCGCCGGTGAAACCATTTATGCCACCGATGACATCTGTTCGCACGACTATGCGGAGTTGAGCGACGGGTTCTTCGATCCCGACGATTGTACGGTCGAGTGCCCGTTGCACGGCTCGCGCTTCGATGTGCGCACCGGACGCCCGCTGACCCTCCCGGCAGTGATGCCCATCGAGGTCTTCGAGGTGCAGCGCCAGGGTGATGATGTATTGGTGCGGATCGGTTAG
- a CDS encoding PLP-dependent cysteine synthase family protein, with translation MALEERIDRRRTLIDLVGNTPLLRLARIDLDLPPDVAVYAKAEWYNPGGSVKDRPALWMIRDGERRGLLRPGMRIADATSGNTGIAYATLGAALGYRVTLALPANASPERLRILRSLGAELVLTDPLEGMDAAIRRIRALVQEYPERYFYPDQYNNPANPRAHEESTGPEIWVQTGGQVTHFVAALGTSGTFMGTGRFLRAQNPNVRLFAVQPDGPYHALEGVKHMATTALVPGIYDPTLADAIIEVRSEEAFAMARRLARVEGLMVGVSAAANVVAALRIARELRRGVVVTILCDGAAKYLSDHFWDDGDGRDGEGI, from the coding sequence GTGGCGCTTGAAGAACGCATCGACCGCCGCAGGACGCTGATCGATCTGGTCGGCAATACGCCGCTCCTGCGTCTCGCCCGGATCGATCTCGATCTGCCGCCTGATGTCGCGGTGTACGCCAAGGCGGAATGGTACAACCCCGGCGGTTCGGTTAAGGATCGCCCGGCGCTGTGGATGATCCGCGACGGCGAACGGCGCGGTCTGTTGCGTCCGGGTATGCGCATCGCTGATGCCACAAGCGGCAACACCGGTATTGCCTACGCCACGCTCGGTGCGGCGCTCGGCTACCGGGTGACGCTGGCGCTGCCCGCTAATGCCAGCCCGGAGCGGTTGCGCATTCTTCGTTCCCTCGGCGCTGAACTCGTGCTGACCGATCCACTCGAAGGCATGGACGCGGCGATCCGCAGGATTCGCGCCCTGGTGCAGGAATACCCGGAACGCTATTTCTACCCCGATCAGTACAACAATCCTGCCAATCCGCGCGCCCACGAGGAGAGCACCGGTCCCGAAATCTGGGTGCAGACCGGCGGCCAGGTGACCCATTTTGTGGCGGCGCTGGGAACCAGTGGCACATTTATGGGGACGGGACGCTTCCTGCGCGCGCAAAACCCGAATGTGCGCCTGTTCGCCGTTCAGCCCGACGGACCGTACCACGCGCTCGAAGGCGTCAAGCATATGGCGACGACGGCGCTGGTTCCGGGCATCTACGATCCGACGCTCGCCGATGCGATCATTGAGGTCCGCAGCGAAGAAGCCTTTGCGATGGCGCGTCGCCTGGCGCGCGTGGAAGGGTTGATGGTCGGCGTCTCCGCAGCCGCGAATGTCGTCGCGGCGTTGCGCATCGCCCGTGAATTGCGCCGGGGAGTCGTGGTGACCATCCTGTGCGATGGCGCCGCCAAATACCTCAGTGATCACTTCTGGGACGACGGCGATGGACGAGACGGCGAGGGAATCTGA
- the sufU gene encoding Fe-S cluster assembly sulfur transfer protein SufU: MDDLYRELILEHYKHPRRRGRLDHPDVSAEEHNPLCGDRVRIDLRIEHGVITDARFDGRGCAISQASASMLTDEIVGMPVEQAKQFSKEHLLALIGIPLSHNPVRIKCALLPLKTLKAGLYGVGHAPDDDEL; encoded by the coding sequence ATGGACGATCTCTACCGCGAACTTATTCTCGAACACTATAAACACCCGCGTCGTCGCGGTCGGCTCGACCATCCCGACGTCAGCGCCGAGGAGCACAATCCCCTGTGCGGCGACCGGGTGCGGATCGATCTGCGGATCGAACATGGCGTCATCACCGATGCGCGCTTCGATGGACGCGGTTGCGCGATCAGTCAGGCGTCCGCCTCGATGCTGACCGATGAAATCGTCGGGATGCCGGTCGAACAGGCGAAGCAGTTCAGCAAAGAACATCTCCTGGCGCTGATCGGCATTCCACTGAGCCATAATCCGGTGCGCATCAAATGTGCGCTGCTTCCGCTCAAGACGCTCAAGGCAGGGTTGTATGGCGTGGGTCATGCGCCCGATGATGATGAATTGTAA